From the Thermococcus celericrescens genome, the window AAGGCCTTCGAGAGGGCCATCAAGGCAAATCCCGAGTTCGTGGCAAAGCTCATCGTTTACGCCAGAGAGGAGCTCTTCCTTCGCTCTCTCCCAACCCTCGGAACGATTATTCTAGCGAACCATGGGACCTATAAGGGTACTGGAATCCCGAGGAAAGTCGGCGAGAGGGTCCTCACGAGGCCGGATATGCTCACCGAGGCACTCGCTATGCAGTTTGCCCTCTTCGGGAAGCCCATACCAAACAGCCTGAAGAAAGCCCTAAGAAGTGCAATAACACACTTCGACAGCTACCAGCTTGCCAAGTACCGTTGCGACCGCTGTCAGGTTAAGCTCAAGGACGTCATCCTCCTTACGCACCCGAAGCCAAGGGATAAGGCACAGGAGGGGGATTTCAGGGCGCTCATTGAAGGGAAACTTAAGAACACCCGCACGTGGGAGGCCAAGGTCTCCACCGAGGGCTCCACGAGGGAAACCTGGGAGGAGATCCTCGACGAGTTCATCAGGTATAAGCAGGTCTTCGCGCTCCTCAGAAATCTGAGAAATCTCATCGAGCACGAGGTTGATGGGGAGAAGTTCCGAAAGGCCATGAAAATACTCGCCGACCCGAAGGAGATGCGCAGGGCGAAGGTTTATCCCTACCGCTATCTGACTGCATACTTCACGCTCAAAAGGATGAAAGTGGACTCGGCGACCCAGGCGGAGATGAGAAACGTCGCCATCAAAGTCCTGAGGGAGGCCCTAGAGAAAAGCACTGCGATGCTTCCCGACTTCAAGGGCAGGAACCTTGTGCTCGTGGATGTGAGCGGTTCAATGGACTTCCCGGTCAGCAGGAGGAGCGCGGTCACCAGGATGATGATATCTGCCTTCTACAGCGCAATTGTGGCCAAGAAGTATGAGACGGCGATAGCTGCCTTCGCCAGTGACTACCGCTGGATACCCGCTGGGGAGAGCATCTTTGAAACTGCCGAGAACGTGCTCAGGAGCAACGTGGGCTACGCCACCTACGCATACAAGCCGATGGCCGAGGTCCTCAGAAAAAGGGAGCACTTTGACCGGGTGTTCGTGCTCACGGACATGGTGGTCTACTCAGAGGACTACGGCGACGACGCCTTCCAGCGCACAGTGAGGAGGTACAGAAAGACGGTCAATCCGGAGATGAGGCTGATAACCTGGGACCTCGCTGGCTACGGCCAAGTTTACCTCGAAGAGCACGACGTCAGAAACGTCTACATAGGGGGCTTCACCGAGAAGGTCTTCGACCTCGTGAAGCACCTAGAAAAGGGAAACAGAATAGTGGAGGTCATAAACGAAAGGGTTTCCATTTGACATTGTTCTTTCGTGCCTTCCTTTGCTCTATTTTCACGTCCTCAGCTTCGCCAACGCATCCTCAGCCGCTTGGAGTATCTGGTAGCCGACCGGAGAAGCCGTTAGGAGCGGGTGGGTCGCTATCTGGAGAGTGTAGAGCTCGCTCGCGGTGAGTCTCTTCTGTATCGCGAGGGCTAGAATGTTTATCATCTCGCCAACACTCTTTCCACCAGCTATCTGTGCCCCAAGTATCGCTCCCCTGTCGCGGGAGAAGATGAGCTTAACCGTCACCATCGAGGTGTCCGGGAACTTCGCCGGGTGCCTGTCGGGGCCTTTTCCATAGCCAACTATGACCTCGAAGCCCTCCCTCCTGGCGGCCTCCTCGGTCAAGCCAGCGGCCGCAAGGGCGAGACCGGCAACGTTGGTGGAATAGACGCCTATCGTCCTTCTGTTCTCACGAACTATCTGAAGCTTGAAGAGGTTCGCACCGGCTATTCTGGCTTCGAAGGTGGCCGTTGAGGCGAGCATCAGCCCGTAGGGCCTGCCGGTGAAGAAGTCCCTGTGCTCGACGCAGTCGCCGACGGCAAAGATGTCCGGGTGAGAGGTTCTCATGTATTCGTCCGTCCAGATGCCGTAGCGGGTGACCCTGAGGCCCGCCTTGACCGCCAGGTCAACGTTCGGGCGGTAGCCGATGGAGAATATAACGAGGTCCGCGGGAAGCTCGCTTCCGTCGATGAGCCTCACCCGCTCGACACTTTCCCCACCAAGGATCCGCTCAACCTGCCCATAGACGACCTTTATGCCCCTCTCCTCAAGCCGTTCCGCGACCATCTCGCTGAACTCCCTATCGAAGGAGCTTCTCAGGAGCCTGCTCCTCACGAGAATCGTCACGTCCTTTCCGAGCTTTCTTATCTCATCGCCGACCTCGAGGGCTATGAAGCCGCCGCCAACGATGACGACCCGCTCCGCAGTTTTAACCCTCTCGCGGAACTCCTTCAGGTAGCGGTAGTCTTTCGGGACGGTGTAGACTCCCTCCAGCTCCGAGCCCGGGAACTCCGGCTCCACGGGTTTTGAACCGGTCGCAAGGACGAGCTTCTCCCAGGCGATCTCCTTCCCTGAGGCAGTCCTCACGAGCTTTGCCCTCGGGTCGATCTCAGTAACCTCATCCGTCAATATGTCCACGCCAAGAGGCTCCAGGAACTTCTCGACCGGGAGAATGTCATCGTCAACACTATTCAGCGTGCCAAAGATGTACGGGATGCCACAGGGAATCATGGCGATATCTTCCCTCTTGATGACCAAAACGCTTTTGTCGGGGTAGAACTTCCGGGCCGAGATCGCTGTGGTCAGGCCCCCGGCGCTCGCTCCTATGATAACAACATCGTACTTCATGTTAGACCCCCCTAAAGGTTTTCGGTTATATTTACACACC encodes:
- a CDS encoding FAD-dependent oxidoreductase, which translates into the protein MKYDVVIIGASAGGLTTAISARKFYPDKSVLVIKREDIAMIPCGIPYIFGTLNSVDDDILPVEKFLEPLGVDILTDEVTEIDPRAKLVRTASGKEIAWEKLVLATGSKPVEPEFPGSELEGVYTVPKDYRYLKEFRERVKTAERVVIVGGGFIALEVGDEIRKLGKDVTILVRSRLLRSSFDREFSEMVAERLEERGIKVVYGQVERILGGESVERVRLIDGSELPADLVIFSIGYRPNVDLAVKAGLRVTRYGIWTDEYMRTSHPDIFAVGDCVEHRDFFTGRPYGLMLASTATFEARIAGANLFKLQIVRENRRTIGVYSTNVAGLALAAAGLTEEAARREGFEVIVGYGKGPDRHPAKFPDTSMVTVKLIFSRDRGAILGAQIAGGKSVGEMINILALAIQKRLTASELYTLQIATHPLLTASPVGYQILQAAEDALAKLRT
- a CDS encoding TROVE domain-containing protein, whose translation is MKFNSKAELLNFEGGRSYRPRPELELFLRVASNFVREPKFYVGADEDLEELLKAFERAIKANPEFVAKLIVYAREELFLRSLPTLGTIILANHGTYKGTGIPRKVGERVLTRPDMLTEALAMQFALFGKPIPNSLKKALRSAITHFDSYQLAKYRCDRCQVKLKDVILLTHPKPRDKAQEGDFRALIEGKLKNTRTWEAKVSTEGSTRETWEEILDEFIRYKQVFALLRNLRNLIEHEVDGEKFRKAMKILADPKEMRRAKVYPYRYLTAYFTLKRMKVDSATQAEMRNVAIKVLREALEKSTAMLPDFKGRNLVLVDVSGSMDFPVSRRSAVTRMMISAFYSAIVAKKYETAIAAFASDYRWIPAGESIFETAENVLRSNVGYATYAYKPMAEVLRKREHFDRVFVLTDMVVYSEDYGDDAFQRTVRRYRKTVNPEMRLITWDLAGYGQVYLEEHDVRNVYIGGFTEKVFDLVKHLEKGNRIVEVINERVSI